The following are encoded together in the Lactuca sativa cultivar Salinas chromosome 1, Lsat_Salinas_v11, whole genome shotgun sequence genome:
- the LOC111890327 gene encoding zeatin O-xylosyltransferase, whose product MSGDNHIQVAALPAAEVVVVMVPFVAQGHLNQLLHLSRLVSAYNIPVHVVSTTHHIGQVRSRHHSFDQLSDDVSTHIHFHAFPTPPFITPPPHTSIPFPTHLQPSFDSTLHLRHPVADLIRSLSQIVKRVAVIHDVLMSYVVQDVKSIPNAETYVFQPPPAFYRASTHWEKTGGPFPVDLDLMNRLPSRDGISSPEFLNFVMLQQPHLNFHVGELYDSSRVIEGKFIEYLKSEEISGKTKIWAVGPFNPVLDMVNVKASKNRHECLQWLDKQPANSVIYVSFGTTTTFTADQIRELAIGLERSGERFIWVVRPVDMGVEEHGLVELPEGFEERVKGRGVVERRWAPQLEILGHVATGGFMTHCGWNSSIESISMGVPMATWPMHSDQPRNGFLMTEVLGIGVAMKDWERRKELVTAEVVEDAVKTLLGSKEGEEMRRRVEKLAGEVKKSVEKGGASRKEMDSFISYILR is encoded by the coding sequence ATGTCCGGCGACAACCACATACAGGTTGCAGCCCTCCCGGCGGCGGAGGTTGTAGTAGTAATGGTGCCGTTCGTGGCACAAGGTCACCTGAACCAGCTCCTCCACCTCTCCCGTCTCGTCTCCGCCTACAACATCCCCGTGCACGTCGTCAGCACCACTCATCACATCGGCCAAGTCCGCTCCCGCCACCATAGTTTCGACCAACTTTCCGACGACGTCTCCACCCACATCCACTTCCATGCATTCCCAACCCCTCCCTTCATTACCCCTCCTCCACACACTTCCATCCCTTTCCCTACCCACCTTCAACCCTCCTTCGACTCCACCCTCCATCTCCGCCACCCTGTCGCCGACCTCATACGTTCTCTCTCACAAATAGTTAAGAGAGTCGCCGTCATCCACGACGTTCTCATGTCTTACGTCGTTCAAGACGTGAAGTCGATACCCAACGCTGAGACTTACGTCTTCCAACCGCCGCCGGCTTTCTACCGAGCCTCCACCCACTGGGAGAAAACCGGCGGACCATTCCCGGTTGAcctggatctgatgaataggctCCCTTCTCGCGACGGAATATCCAGCCCGGAATTTCTGAATTTCGTGATGCTTCAACAACCCCACCTCAACTTTCACGTAGGAGAATTATACGATTCATCGAGAGTGATTGAAGGCAAATTCATCGAATATCTAAAGAGTGAAGAGATCTCCGGGAAAACGAAGATATGGGCTGTCGGACCATTTAATCCAGTACTCGATATGGTAAACGTGAAAGCTTCAAAAAATCGCCATGAATGCTTGCAATGGCTAGATAAGCAACCTGCTAATTCCGTTATCTACGTATCTTTTGGGACGACGACCACCTTTACAGCCGACCAGATCAGAGAACTGGCCATCGGGTTGGAAAGAAGCGGTGAAAGGTTCATTTGGGTGGTTCGACCTGTAGACATGGGTGTCGAAGAGCATGGGTTGGTGGAGTTGCCGGAGGGGTTTGAAGAGAGAGTGAAGGGGAGAGGAGTGGTGGAGCGGCGGTGGGCACCGCAGTTGGAGATTCTGGGTCATGTTGCCACCGGGGGTTTCATGACTCACTGTGGTTGGAATTCGAGCATTGAGAGCATATCCATGGGAGTTCCGATGGCCACGTGGCCGATGCATTCTGATCAGCCAAGAAATGGGTTTTTGATGACGGAGGTTCTTGGAATTGGTGTGGCGATGAAGGATTGGGAACGTAGAAAGGAGCTGGTGACGGCGGAGGTGGTGGAAGACGCTGTTAAGACGTTACTGGGTTCCAAGGAAGGAGAGGAGATGCGGCGGAGAGTAGAGAAATTGGCCGGCGAGGTCAAGAAATCGGTGGAGAAAGGTGGTGCGAGTCGTAAAGAGATGGACTCTTTCATTTCTTACATTCTTCGTTGA